A window from Nocardioides mesophilus encodes these proteins:
- a CDS encoding ABC transporter substrate-binding protein, whose translation MTEAPLIRPNRAWRAAVVLASASLVLTACGSDTNATDTAGEKTSESPSADGSSGGAAAKGDGVLRIGSLLPQTGDLAFLGPPEFAGVDLAVKEINEAGGVLGKDVEVFNADSGDGTPDIAGSEVDKLFNKNVDAIIGAAASGVSLSVLDKITGAGVVHFSPANTAAGFDTYEDNGLYFRTAPSDRLQGQVLGNLAVEDGHENVAIMARQDFYGEGLAEQVKTTLEEKGASVAEYILYSADAQNFTAEVNKIAASKPDALVLVAFNETTKIIPQLIAKGIGPQDIQLYFVDGNLADYSNEKFDLTGVKGTVPVPGEVDPTFNKRLLEINPKLKDFSYGPQSYDAATIIALAAIQAGDDSGEAIGANIIDVTREGTQCSSFEECAKLLENGEDIDYEGASGPTDMNDTGSPSSGTIGIQQYEKGNTYKQVDSVSGVIN comes from the coding sequence ATGACGGAGGCCCCATTGATCCGCCCAAATCGCGCCTGGCGCGCAGCCGTGGTGCTGGCGAGTGCCTCGCTGGTGCTGACCGCCTGCGGCAGCGACACCAACGCAACCGACACCGCCGGCGAGAAGACGAGCGAGTCCCCGAGCGCCGACGGCAGCAGCGGCGGCGCCGCGGCCAAGGGCGACGGCGTGCTGCGCATCGGTTCGCTCCTGCCGCAGACCGGTGACCTCGCCTTCCTCGGCCCGCCGGAGTTCGCCGGCGTCGACCTCGCGGTCAAGGAGATCAACGAGGCCGGTGGCGTGCTCGGCAAGGACGTCGAGGTCTTCAACGCCGACTCCGGTGACGGCACGCCTGACATCGCCGGCTCCGAGGTGGACAAGCTGTTCAACAAGAACGTCGACGCGATCATCGGTGCCGCCGCTTCCGGCGTCTCGCTGAGCGTGCTGGACAAGATCACCGGCGCCGGCGTCGTGCACTTCTCGCCGGCCAACACCGCGGCGGGCTTCGACACCTACGAGGACAACGGCCTCTACTTCCGCACCGCTCCCTCGGACCGCCTGCAGGGCCAGGTGCTCGGCAACCTCGCGGTCGAGGACGGCCACGAGAACGTCGCCATCATGGCTCGCCAGGACTTCTACGGCGAGGGTCTGGCCGAGCAGGTCAAGACCACCCTCGAGGAGAAGGGCGCCTCCGTCGCGGAGTACATCCTCTACTCGGCGGACGCGCAGAACTTCACCGCGGAGGTCAACAAGATCGCCGCCTCGAAGCCGGACGCCCTCGTGCTGGTCGCGTTCAACGAGACCACGAAGATCATCCCCCAGCTGATCGCCAAGGGGATCGGTCCCCAGGACATCCAGCTGTACTTCGTGGACGGCAACCTGGCCGACTACTCCAACGAGAAGTTCGACCTGACCGGCGTCAAGGGCACCGTGCCGGTGCCCGGCGAGGTCGACCCGACCTTCAACAAGCGGCTGCTCGAGATCAACCCGAAGCTGAAGGACTTCAGCTACGGTCCGCAGTCCTACGACGCCGCGACGATCATCGCCCTGGCGGCGATCCAGGCCGGGGACGACTCCGGCGAGGCGATCGGCGCCAACATCATCGACGTCACCCGCGAGGGCACCCAGTGCTCCTCCTTCGAGGAGTGCGCCAAGCTGCTCGAGAACGGCGAGGACATCGACTACGAAGGTGCCAGCGGTCCGACCGACATGAACGACACCGGTAGCCCGTCCTCGGGCACCATCGGCATCCAGCAGTACGAGAAGGGCAACACCTACAAGCAGGTCGACTCGGTCTCCGGCGTCATCAACTGA
- a CDS encoding branched-chain amino acid ABC transporter permease has protein sequence MDWQNMMSLSLQSALGPSAVIYCLAAIGLNVHFGYTGLLNFGQAGFMAVAGYAMASIVTTWGLSLWLGVVVGLLLTVVLALLLGVPTLRLRADYLAIVTIAAAEIIRQTVGSVTLLEYFGGQDGLTGFNDSFRSLNPYSGRIGIPGVVTWSSYDAWVMTVGWLLVALSCLVVWLLMRSPWGRVLKSIREDEDAVRSLGKNVYAYKMQSLIIGGIFGALAGFITAFRSAAINPSFFATDITFYAYTVLLIGGAARVFGPVVGAIIFWFLLTFLGLFFDSATNGANPLIPDWIMTNTQASLIRFIFLGLGLMLLMIFRPQGIFGDRRELAIDAR, from the coding sequence ATGGACTGGCAGAACATGATGAGCCTCTCGCTGCAGTCGGCCCTGGGCCCCTCGGCGGTGATCTACTGCCTGGCCGCCATCGGCCTGAACGTGCACTTCGGTTACACGGGGCTGCTCAACTTCGGACAGGCCGGCTTCATGGCCGTGGCCGGCTACGCGATGGCCTCGATCGTCACCACCTGGGGCCTGAGCCTGTGGCTGGGCGTCGTCGTGGGCCTGCTGCTGACCGTGGTGCTGGCCCTGCTGCTCGGCGTGCCCACGCTGCGCCTGCGCGCCGACTACCTGGCGATCGTCACGATCGCGGCCGCGGAGATCATCCGACAGACCGTCGGCTCGGTGACGCTGCTGGAGTACTTCGGCGGGCAGGACGGGCTCACCGGCTTCAACGACTCCTTCCGCTCCCTCAACCCCTACAGCGGCCGGATCGGCATCCCCGGCGTGGTCACCTGGAGCTCCTACGACGCGTGGGTGATGACCGTCGGCTGGCTGCTGGTGGCACTGAGCTGCCTCGTCGTGTGGCTGCTGATGCGCAGCCCCTGGGGCCGGGTCCTGAAGTCGATCCGGGAGGACGAGGACGCGGTCCGCTCGCTGGGCAAGAACGTCTACGCCTACAAGATGCAGTCGCTGATCATCGGCGGCATCTTCGGCGCCCTCGCCGGCTTCATCACGGCCTTCCGCTCGGCCGCGATCAACCCGTCGTTCTTCGCCACCGACATCACCTTCTACGCCTACACGGTGCTGCTGATCGGTGGCGCGGCGCGGGTGTTCGGCCCCGTGGTCGGCGCGATCATCTTCTGGTTCCTGCTGACCTTCCTCGGGCTCTTCTTCGACTCCGCCACGAATGGCGCGAACCCGCTCATCCCCGACTGGATCATGACAAACACCCAGGCAAGCCTGATCCGCTTCATCTTCTTGGGCCTGGGGCTCATGCTGTTGATGATCTTCCGACCACAGGGGATCTTCGGAGACCGAAGGGAGCTGGCGATCGATGCCCGCTGA
- a CDS encoding branched-chain amino acid ABC transporter permease, producing MLACPRRVAALIALAITAFLMVGGAAQAAVPPSSGENAKCALPPASDDDAISILGRICDRRDTPQSPVEGVEITVEDSAGKPVGTATSGADGTFEIKLPGSSVSNLGKTFVVKVNEDTLPEGTSLAKSDLERKVAINLDNDQSITFPIGEAPGQSTGKGVQALQLLIGGIVFSVLLAMAALGLSMIFGTTGLTNFAHGELITFGAIVAYTIDQLPGAIRIGGVNLTVVVALIAAFFISGAFGWLNDAALWRPLRRRGTGVIAMMIVSIGLSIFLRNVFQFFSGAQSHNYSQYSAVKPWEIGPILLTPKELMVTIVGVSMLVAVSLLLQFTRIGKATRAVSDNPALASSSGINVERVIAVVWIVGTALAGLSGALLGLTQGFDYQIGFKILLLVFAAVVLGGLGTIWGAMVGAFIIGIFIELSTLFIPAELKFVGALVVLIVVLLIRPQGLLGKAQRVG from the coding sequence ATGCTCGCCTGCCCCAGACGCGTCGCTGCGCTCATCGCGCTGGCGATCACCGCGTTCCTCATGGTGGGAGGAGCGGCCCAGGCCGCCGTCCCACCGTCCAGCGGGGAGAACGCCAAGTGCGCGCTCCCCCCCGCAAGCGACGACGACGCGATCTCGATCCTGGGGCGCATCTGCGACCGGAGAGACACTCCCCAGTCACCGGTGGAGGGAGTCGAGATCACGGTCGAGGACTCCGCCGGCAAGCCGGTCGGGACCGCGACCAGCGGCGCCGACGGCACCTTCGAGATCAAGCTGCCCGGCTCGTCGGTCTCGAACCTCGGCAAGACGTTCGTGGTCAAGGTGAACGAGGACACCCTCCCCGAGGGCACCTCGCTGGCCAAGTCCGACCTCGAGCGCAAGGTGGCGATCAACCTCGACAACGACCAGTCGATCACCTTCCCGATCGGCGAGGCTCCCGGCCAGTCCACCGGCAAGGGGGTCCAGGCGCTCCAGCTGCTGATCGGCGGCATCGTGTTCTCGGTGCTGCTCGCGATGGCGGCCCTGGGCCTGTCGATGATCTTCGGCACGACCGGGCTGACCAACTTCGCCCACGGCGAGCTGATCACCTTCGGCGCGATCGTCGCTTACACGATCGACCAGCTGCCCGGCGCGATCCGGATCGGAGGGGTCAACCTCACCGTCGTGGTCGCTCTGATCGCCGCGTTCTTCATCTCCGGCGCCTTCGGCTGGCTCAACGACGCGGCCCTGTGGCGGCCGCTGAGGCGTCGGGGCACCGGCGTGATCGCGATGATGATCGTGAGCATCGGACTCTCGATCTTCCTGCGCAACGTGTTCCAGTTCTTCTCCGGCGCACAGAGCCACAACTACTCGCAGTACTCCGCGGTCAAGCCGTGGGAGATCGGGCCGATCCTGCTCACGCCCAAGGAGCTGATGGTCACCATCGTCGGCGTCTCGATGCTGGTCGCGGTCTCGCTGCTGCTCCAGTTCACCCGGATCGGCAAGGCCACCCGGGCAGTCTCGGACAACCCGGCGCTCGCGTCGTCCTCGGGCATCAACGTGGAGCGCGTGATCGCGGTCGTGTGGATCGTCGGCACCGCGCTCGCCGGCCTGTCCGGGGCGCTCCTGGGACTCACGCAGGGCTTCGACTACCAGATCGGCTTCAAGATCCTGCTGCTGGTCTTCGCGGCGGTCGTGCTCGGTGGGCTCGGCACCATCTGGGGTGCGATGGTGGGGGCGTTCATCATCGGCATCTTCATCGAGCTCTCCACCCTGTTCATCCCGGCGGAGCTGAAGTTCGTCGGTGCGCTCGTCGTACTGATCGTCGTCCTGCTGATCAGGCCGCAAGGTCTGCTCGGCAAGGCCCAGCGGGTCGGCTGA
- a CDS encoding ABC transporter ATP-binding protein produces MSHEANRPDDAVFPEPPAEEGTALDVGEPGSTDVPGREAHLKAAEGAVLRADNLIAGYLPGVNILNGADLYCQKNELVGIIGPNGAGKSTLLKALFGLVKVHTGTVRLNGEEVTNQRADTLVTKGIGFVPQTNNVFPSLTIQENLEMGAYQRPSAFKERFEFVGDLFPALLDRRGQRAGSLSGGERQMVAMGRALMMEPSVLLLDEPSAGLSPVMQDEVFVQTRRINRAGVSVVMVEQNARRCLQICDRGYVLDQGRNAYTGTGAQLGKDPKVIELYLGTLAKA; encoded by the coding sequence GTGAGCCACGAGGCGAACCGACCTGACGACGCCGTCTTCCCCGAGCCCCCGGCGGAGGAGGGTACGGCCCTCGACGTCGGCGAACCGGGATCGACCGATGTCCCGGGGCGTGAGGCGCACCTGAAGGCAGCCGAGGGTGCGGTGCTGCGCGCCGACAACCTGATCGCCGGCTACCTGCCTGGCGTGAACATCCTCAACGGCGCGGACCTGTACTGCCAGAAGAACGAGCTGGTCGGCATCATCGGGCCCAACGGCGCAGGCAAGTCCACCCTGCTCAAGGCGTTGTTCGGCCTCGTCAAGGTGCACACCGGCACCGTCCGGCTCAACGGCGAGGAGGTGACCAACCAGCGCGCGGACACCCTGGTCACCAAGGGCATCGGCTTCGTGCCCCAGACCAACAACGTGTTTCCCTCGCTGACCATCCAAGAGAACCTCGAGATGGGTGCCTACCAGCGTCCGTCCGCCTTCAAGGAGCGCTTCGAGTTCGTCGGCGACCTCTTCCCGGCGCTGCTCGACCGCCGCGGTCAGCGGGCCGGGTCGCTCTCGGGCGGTGAGCGCCAGATGGTCGCCATGGGCCGCGCGCTGATGATGGAGCCCTCCGTGCTGCTGCTCGACGAGCCCTCGGCCGGTCTCTCCCCCGTCATGCAGGACGAGGTGTTCGTGCAGACGCGCCGGATCAACCGGGCGGGTGTCTCGGTCGTGATGGTCGAGCAGAACGCCCGCCGCTGCCTGCAGATCTGCGACCGCGGCTACGTCCTGGACCAGGGCCGCAACGCCTACACCGGCACCGGCGCCCAGCTCGGCAAGGACCCCAAGGTCATCGAGCTCTACCTCGGCACGCTCGCCAAGGCCTGA
- a CDS encoding ANTAR domain-containing response regulator, translated as MSTPQGHQARRVVIAEDEALIRLDLAEMLGEEGYDVVGQAGDGERAVELAEQLRPDLVVLDVKMPRLDGIAAAQKIAEQRIAPVVMLTAFSQRELVERARDAGAMAYVVKPFTRSDLVPAIEMAMSRYAELQMLEAEVADLQDRLETRKAVDRAKSVLQDQLDLSEPDAFRWIQKTAMDLRLSMRQVADGVIAHGPSIAG; from the coding sequence GTGAGCACTCCGCAGGGACACCAGGCGCGCCGGGTCGTGATCGCCGAGGACGAGGCGTTGATCCGCCTGGACCTCGCCGAGATGCTGGGCGAGGAGGGGTACGACGTCGTCGGCCAGGCCGGCGACGGAGAGCGTGCCGTCGAGCTGGCCGAGCAACTGCGTCCCGACCTGGTCGTGCTGGACGTGAAGATGCCGAGGCTCGACGGGATCGCGGCCGCCCAGAAGATCGCGGAGCAGCGGATCGCCCCGGTCGTCATGCTGACCGCCTTCAGCCAGCGTGAGCTCGTCGAACGGGCGCGCGACGCCGGCGCGATGGCCTACGTCGTCAAGCCTTTCACCCGCTCGGACCTGGTGCCGGCGATCGAGATGGCCATGAGCAGGTACGCCGAGCTGCAGATGCTCGAGGCCGAGGTCGCCGACCTCCAGGACCGGCTCGAGACCCGCAAGGCCGTCGACCGCGCCAAGAGCGTCCTGCAGGACCAGCTCGACCTCAGCGAGCCGGACGCGTTCCGCTGGATCCAGAAGACCGCGATGGACCTGCGGCTGAGCATGCGGCAGGTCGCCGACGGGGTCATCGCGCACGGCCCGTCGATCGCCGGCTGA
- a CDS encoding ABC transporter ATP-binding protein: MPAETGTTKYGRAVDPVAARKALETVAHEPGAAKPDPIVVADHIVRTFGGLKAVDVGHVEIQRGVITALIGPNGAGKTTFFNLLTGFDRPDSGEWSFNGRGLNRVPAYKVARMGMVRTFQLTKVLSKLTVIENMRVGATGQKGEGLMSAMVRPLWRRQEEENTQRADSLLERFLLIKKREDFAGSLSGGQRKLLEMARALMADPELVMLDEPMAGVNPALKQSLLGHVKSLREEGRTVLFVEHDMDMVRDISDWVIVMAQGQIVAEGPPDSVMGDPRVIDAYLGAHHDSALDFEEEERILREAEAEIGHEHKETK; encoded by the coding sequence ATGCCCGCTGAGACCGGCACCACCAAGTACGGCCGGGCGGTCGATCCCGTGGCCGCCCGCAAGGCTCTCGAGACGGTGGCCCACGAGCCCGGCGCGGCCAAGCCGGACCCGATCGTGGTCGCCGACCACATCGTGAGGACCTTCGGCGGCCTCAAGGCCGTCGACGTCGGGCACGTCGAGATCCAGCGCGGTGTCATCACCGCACTGATCGGACCCAACGGGGCCGGCAAGACGACCTTCTTCAACCTGCTGACCGGCTTCGACCGGCCCGACTCCGGCGAGTGGTCGTTCAACGGACGCGGCCTGAACCGGGTGCCGGCGTACAAGGTGGCCCGGATGGGCATGGTCCGCACCTTCCAGCTGACCAAGGTGCTCTCCAAGCTCACGGTGATCGAGAACATGCGCGTGGGCGCCACCGGCCAGAAGGGCGAGGGCCTGATGTCGGCGATGGTGCGCCCGTTGTGGCGGCGCCAGGAGGAGGAGAACACCCAGCGTGCCGACTCCCTCCTCGAGCGCTTCCTGCTGATCAAGAAGCGCGAGGACTTCGCGGGTTCGCTCTCCGGAGGCCAGCGCAAGCTCCTGGAGATGGCGCGGGCGCTGATGGCCGACCCGGAGCTGGTGATGCTCGACGAGCCCATGGCCGGCGTGAACCCGGCGCTGAAGCAGTCGTTGCTCGGGCACGTGAAGTCGCTGCGCGAGGAGGGCCGCACGGTCCTCTTCGTCGAGCACGACATGGACATGGTGCGCGACATCTCCGACTGGGTCATCGTGATGGCCCAGGGGCAGATCGTCGCCGAGGGACCTCCGGACAGCGTCATGGGTGATCCGCGGGTCATCGACGCCTACCTCGGCGCCCACCACGACTCGGCGCTCGACTTCGAGGAGGAGGAGCGCATCCTCCGCGAGGCAGAAGCCGAGATCGGTCACGAGCACAAGGAGACCAAGTGA